A region of Peromyscus eremicus chromosome 17, PerEre_H2_v1, whole genome shotgun sequence DNA encodes the following proteins:
- the LOC131894401 gene encoding zinc finger protein Pegasus-like: MLGDLERTWDGKLQCPYCSYASERTERLVEHTRMHTGEKPHRCRLCPFASAYERYLEAHMRSHTGEKPYKCELCAYRCNYRSNLSHHRRRRHKLLPLTAPRATFTGMKTWGGPQGESHVEEGKRGLLIALGPPSVVLQKPDYPGDFMHRVPSVRNDFYDSMGKASVCGLPRDPEELLLVDNPLNQMSTLAGRLSRLPPENQNMASPDGDSSLEENLFMIQHPSAQGRTPQSSPIVLEPRLPPFSQRDCTPFAESSSQPSGRTSTSIFGNSQPSTPALTLPMEDPQLLYHCQHCDTYFADNVLYTIHMGCHGYDNPFQCNICGHNCKNKYDFACHFARGQHN; encoded by the coding sequence ATGCTGGGCGACCTGGAAAGGACCTGGGACGGGAAGCTGCAGTGCCCGTACTGCAGCTACGCCAGCGAGCGGACGGAGCGGCTGGTCGAGCACACCCGCATGCACACGGGCGAGAAGCCGCACCGCTGCCGCCTCTGCCCCTTCGCCTCGGCCTACGAGCGCTACCTCGAGGCCCACATGCGCTCGCACACGGGGGAGAAGCCGTACAAGTGCGAGCTGTGCGCCTATCGCTGCAACTACAGAAGCAACCTGTCCCACCATCGACGGCGCAGGCACAAGCTCTTGCCGCTGACCGCGCCCCGGGCCACCTTCACCGGCATGAAAACGTGGGGGGGCCCGCAGGGTGAAAGCCACGTGGAGGAGGGCAAACGAGGGTTGCTCATCGCCTTAGGTCCACCTTCCGTGGTCCTTCAGAAACCGGACTACCCCGGTGATTTTATGCACAGGGTCCCGAGTGTCCGGAACGACTTCTACGACAGTATGGGTAAAGCCTCAGTGTGCGGGCTGCCGAGGGACCCCgaagaactcttgcttgtggacaaTCCTTTGAATCAGATGTCTACTCTCGCAGGACGCTTGTCTAGGTTGCCACCTGAAAACCAAAACATGGCCTCCCCTGACGGAGACTCCAGCCTGGAGGAAAATCTTTTCATGATTCAACATCCCTCTGCCCAAGGGAGGACCCCACAGAGCTCCCCCATAGTCCTAGAGCCTCGACTCCCACCATTTAGTCAGAGGGACTGCACTCCATTTGCAGAGTCCAGCAGCCAGCCGAGCGGCCGCACTAGTACCTCCATCTTTGGAAACAGCCAGCCAAGCACTCCGGCCCTAACCTTGCCGATGGAGGACCCTCAGCTTCTTTACCATTGCCAGCACTGTGACACGTACTTTGCAGACAATGTCCTTTACACTATTCACATGGGATGCCATGGGTATGACAATCCTTTTCAGTGTAACATATGTGGACACAATTGTAAAAACAAGTACGATTTTGCCTGTCATTTTGCAAGAGGCCAACATAACTAG